A single region of the Streptomyces vilmorinianum genome encodes:
- a CDS encoding alpha-1,4-glucan--maltose-1-phosphate maltosyltransferase: MGRIPVLDVRPLVDCGRRPAKAVAGESFEVTATVFREGHDAVAANVVLRGPSGRPGPWTPMRELAPGTDRWGAEVTPDAEGLWTYTVEAWSDPLTTWRHTAKIKIPAGIDSELVLAEGAELHERAAKGVPKKGGGREAVLAAADALRDESRPAAARLAAALAPRVTETLDRHPLRELVSSSPALPLQVERERALFGSWYEFFPRSEGVRKVRGRTKPGTFRTAAERLPAIAAMGFDVVYLPPIHPIGITHRKGPNNALSASPNDVGVPWAIGSPEGGHDAVHPDLGTIEDFDAFVARARELRLEIALDFALQCSPDHPWVEKHPEWFHHRPDGSIAYAENPPKKYQDIYPVAFDKDMDGIVAETVRILRHWMDHGVRIFRVDNPHTKPVVFWERVIGEINRADPDVIFLAEAFTRPAMMRALGAIGFQQSYTYFTWRNTKDELTEYLTELSGEAAALMRPNFFVNTPDILHAYLQTGGRPAFEVRAVLAATLSPSWGMYAGYELCEGTPLRDGSEEYLDSEKYQLRPRDWESAERTGASIAPLITTLNRVRRRHPALRRLRNLSFHTTDNDAVIAYSKRSGSNTVLVVANLDPHHTQEATVSLNMPELGLDWHETVPVRDELTGETYHWGRANYVRLEPGVTPAHILVCRGSGGCPPDEHSALRPSPPIGGSPTS; this comes from the coding sequence ATGGGACGAATTCCCGTACTGGATGTCCGCCCTCTGGTCGACTGCGGCCGCCGCCCCGCGAAGGCGGTGGCCGGGGAGTCCTTCGAGGTGACGGCCACCGTCTTCCGCGAGGGCCACGACGCCGTCGCCGCCAATGTCGTCCTGCGCGGCCCTTCGGGCCGGCCCGGCCCCTGGACCCCGATGCGTGAGCTGGCCCCCGGTACGGACCGGTGGGGCGCGGAGGTCACGCCGGACGCCGAGGGGCTGTGGACGTACACGGTCGAGGCGTGGAGTGACCCGCTGACAACCTGGCGGCACACCGCGAAGATCAAGATCCCGGCGGGGATCGACTCCGAACTCGTCCTCGCCGAGGGCGCCGAACTGCACGAGCGGGCGGCGAAGGGCGTCCCGAAGAAGGGCGGCGGCCGGGAGGCCGTGCTGGCCGCGGCGGACGCGCTGCGCGACGAGTCCCGTCCGGCCGCGGCCCGTCTCGCGGCGGCGCTCGCCCCGCGGGTCACCGAGACCCTGGACCGCCACCCGCTGCGCGAACTGGTCAGCTCCTCCCCCGCGTTGCCGCTCCAGGTGGAGCGCGAGCGGGCGCTGTTCGGGTCCTGGTACGAGTTCTTCCCGCGCTCCGAGGGCGTGCGGAAGGTCCGGGGCAGGACGAAGCCGGGGACCTTCCGTACCGCCGCCGAGCGGCTGCCGGCCATCGCCGCGATGGGCTTCGACGTCGTCTACCTCCCGCCGATCCACCCCATCGGCATCACCCACCGCAAGGGCCCCAACAACGCGCTCTCGGCGAGCCCGAACGACGTCGGCGTGCCGTGGGCGATCGGCTCGCCGGAGGGCGGCCACGACGCGGTCCACCCGGATCTGGGCACGATCGAGGACTTCGACGCGTTCGTCGCGCGCGCCCGCGAGCTGCGCCTGGAGATCGCGCTGGACTTCGCGTTGCAGTGCTCGCCGGACCACCCGTGGGTGGAGAAGCACCCGGAGTGGTTCCACCACCGGCCCGACGGCTCGATCGCCTACGCCGAGAACCCGCCGAAGAAGTACCAGGACATCTATCCCGTCGCGTTCGACAAGGACATGGACGGGATCGTCGCCGAGACGGTACGGATCCTGCGGCACTGGATGGACCACGGTGTACGGATCTTCCGCGTCGACAACCCGCACACCAAGCCGGTCGTGTTCTGGGAGCGGGTGATCGGCGAGATCAACCGGGCGGACCCGGACGTGATCTTCCTGGCGGAGGCGTTCACCCGGCCCGCGATGATGCGCGCGCTGGGCGCGATCGGCTTCCAGCAGTCGTACACGTACTTCACCTGGCGCAACACCAAGGACGAGCTGACGGAGTACCTCACGGAGCTGTCGGGGGAAGCGGCCGCGCTCATGCGGCCGAACTTCTTCGTGAACACCCCCGACATCCTGCACGCCTACCTCCAGACCGGCGGACGGCCGGCGTTCGAGGTGCGGGCGGTGCTCGCCGCCACCCTCTCGCCCTCCTGGGGCATGTACGCCGGCTACGAGCTCTGCGAGGGCACCCCTCTGCGTGACGGCAGCGAGGAGTACCTGGACTCGGAGAAGTACCAACTCCGGCCCCGCGACTGGGAGTCGGCGGAGCGTACGGGCGCCTCGATCGCGCCCCTGATCACCACGCTCAACCGCGTCAGGCGCCGGCACCCGGCGCTCCGCAGACTGCGGAACCTCAGCTTCCACACCACCGACAACGACGCGGTGATCGCGTACAGCAAGCGGTCGGGCTCGAACACCGTTCTGGTGGTCGCCAACCTCGACCCTCACCACACCCAGGAGGCCACGGTCTCGTTGAACATGCCGGAACTCGGCCTCGACTGGCACGAGACCGTACCGGTGCGCGACGAGCTCACCGGCGAGACCTATCACTGGGGCAGGGCCAACTATGTGCGCCTCGAGCCGGGCGTCACGCCCGCGCACATCCTCGTTTGCCGGGGGTCCGGGGGTTGTCCCCCGGATGAGCACAGTGCCCTGCGACCGTCCCCGCCGATCGGAGGGTCACCCACATCATGA
- the treS gene encoding maltose alpha-D-glucosyltransferase, whose translation MTVNEPVPDTFEDTPAKDRDPDWFKRAVFYEVLVRSFQDSNGDGVGDLKGITSRLDYLQWLGVDCLWLPPFFKSPLRDGGYDVADYTSVLPEFGDLADFVEFVDAAHQRGMRVIIDFVMNHTSDAHPWFQESRENPDGPYGDYYVWADDDKQFQDARIIFVDTETSNWTFDPVRKQYYWHRFFSHQPDLNYENPAVQEEILSALKFWLDLGIDGFRLDAVPYLYQQEGTNCENLPATHAFLKRVRKEIDDHYPDTVLLAEANQWPEDVVDYFGDFASGGDECHMAFHFPVMPRIFMAVRRESRTPVSEILAKTPAIPDRCQWGIFLRNHDELTLEMVTDEERDYMYAEYAKDPRMRANIGIRRRLAPLLDNDRKQMELFTALLFSLPGSPVLYYGDEIGMGDNIWLGDRDGVRTPMQWTPDRNAGFSSCDPGRLTLPAIMDPVHGYQVTNVESGMASPSSLLHWTKRMIEIRKQNRAFGLGSYTELPSSNPAVLAFLRESPPEEGLDADLVLCVNNFSRFAQPTELDLRQFDGMHPVELIGQVRFPAIGQWPYLLTLAGHGFYWFRLKKSRQKPR comes from the coding sequence ATGACTGTCAACGAACCCGTCCCCGACACCTTCGAGGACACGCCCGCCAAGGACCGTGACCCGGACTGGTTCAAGCGGGCCGTCTTCTACGAAGTGCTCGTCAGGTCCTTCCAGGACAGCAACGGGGACGGCGTAGGCGATCTCAAGGGCATCACGTCCAGGCTGGACTATCTGCAGTGGCTGGGCGTCGACTGCCTGTGGCTGCCGCCCTTCTTCAAGTCCCCGCTGCGGGACGGCGGCTACGACGTCGCCGACTACACCTCCGTGCTGCCGGAGTTCGGCGACCTCGCCGACTTCGTGGAGTTCGTGGACGCGGCGCACCAGCGCGGGATGCGCGTGATCATCGACTTCGTCATGAACCACACGAGCGATGCCCACCCGTGGTTCCAGGAGTCGCGCGAGAACCCCGACGGGCCGTACGGGGACTACTACGTCTGGGCCGACGACGACAAGCAGTTCCAGGACGCCCGGATCATCTTCGTCGACACGGAGACGTCGAACTGGACCTTCGACCCGGTGCGCAAGCAGTACTACTGGCACCGGTTCTTCTCGCACCAGCCCGATCTCAACTACGAGAACCCGGCGGTGCAGGAGGAGATCCTCTCGGCGCTGAAGTTCTGGCTGGATCTCGGCATCGACGGCTTCCGGCTCGACGCGGTGCCGTATCTGTACCAGCAGGAGGGGACCAACTGCGAGAACCTCCCGGCCACCCACGCCTTCCTCAAGCGGGTCCGCAAGGAGATCGACGACCACTACCCGGACACGGTGCTGCTCGCCGAGGCGAACCAGTGGCCGGAGGACGTCGTCGACTACTTCGGCGACTTCGCCTCGGGCGGCGACGAGTGCCACATGGCGTTCCACTTCCCGGTGATGCCGCGGATCTTCATGGCGGTACGGCGGGAGTCGCGCACCCCGGTCTCGGAGATCCTGGCCAAGACCCCGGCCATCCCGGACCGCTGCCAGTGGGGCATCTTCCTGCGCAACCACGACGAGCTGACGCTCGAGATGGTCACGGACGAAGAGCGCGACTACATGTACGCGGAGTACGCCAAGGATCCCCGGATGCGGGCCAACATCGGCATCCGCAGGCGGCTCGCCCCGCTGCTCGACAACGACCGCAAGCAGATGGAGCTGTTCACCGCGCTGCTCTTCTCGCTGCCCGGTTCGCCGGTGCTGTACTACGGCGACGAGATCGGGATGGGCGACAACATCTGGCTCGGTGACCGGGACGGGGTGCGGACCCCGATGCAGTGGACGCCTGACCGGAACGCGGGCTTCTCGTCCTGCGACCCGGGCCGGCTCACGCTGCCGGCCATCATGGACCCGGTCCACGGCTACCAGGTCACCAATGTGGAGTCGGGGATGGCCTCGCCGTCCTCGCTGCTCCACTGGACGAAGCGGATGATCGAGATCCGTAAGCAGAACCGCGCCTTCGGGCTCGGCTCGTACACGGAACTGCCCTCGTCCAATCCGGCGGTGCTCGCCTTTCTCCGGGAGTCCCCCCCTGAGGAGGGACTGGACGCCGACCTGGTGCTGTGCGTGAACAACTTCTCGCGCTTCGCGCAGCCGACGGAGCTGGATCTGCGGCAGTTCGACGGGATGCACCCGGTGGAGCTGATCGGCCAGGTGCGGTTCCCGGCGATCGGTCAGTGGCCGTATCTGCTGACCCTGGCGGGCCACGGCTTCTACTGGTTCCGCCTGAAGAAGAGCCGGCAGAAGCCGCGCTGA
- a CDS encoding maltokinase N-terminal cap-like domain-containing protein, whose translation MPETASTTRAPAALLPSLAPLLHEWLPRQRWFAGKGRRVIGFTLEAATELLPLDGTGPGLLHLLVRVEQPGRPAGSPADCYQLLLGVRTQLPPRLAPALIGRIRQGPLAGRAVYEGLRDPRLAGLLYDRLRTPGRAGPLRFHGSPDLPASMAPRVLDAEQSNSSLVYGDRFILKIFRRVSPGPNPDLELPLALARAGCARVPAPVAWFESGAGTLGVLQPYLRDSRDGWRLALDALADGREFTAEAHALGRATAEVHLALATALPTERLRRTQSEHLAAAMDARLHAAAQAVPALLPYVPGLRAVFAAAGDTVGAGQLQRIHGDLHLGQTLRAVDGGWAVIDFEGEPAKPLAERCRPQPAVRDVAGMLRSFDYAARTHRPWNAEWAARCRSAYCAGYAEASGTDPRADPALLRAYETDKAVYEVLYEARHRPDWLPVPMAAIERLAGQA comes from the coding sequence ATGCCGGAGACCGCATCCACCACCCGGGCCCCGGCCGCCCTCCTCCCATCACTCGCCCCCCTTCTCCATGAATGGCTGCCCCGGCAGCGCTGGTTCGCGGGCAAGGGCCGCCGGGTCATCGGATTCACGCTGGAAGCGGCCACCGAGCTGCTGCCGCTGGACGGCACGGGACCCGGGCTGCTGCATCTCCTCGTACGGGTCGAACAGCCGGGCCGTCCGGCCGGATCGCCCGCGGACTGCTATCAACTGCTCCTGGGCGTACGGACCCAGCTGCCGCCCCGCCTCGCCCCCGCCCTGATCGGGCGGATCCGGCAGGGGCCGCTGGCCGGCCGGGCGGTCTACGAAGGGCTGCGCGACCCGCGGCTCGCGGGTCTGCTCTACGACCGGCTGCGCACCCCGGGCCGGGCCGGGCCGCTGAGGTTCCACGGATCGCCCGATCTGCCCGCCTCCATGGCACCCCGCGTCCTGGACGCCGAACAGTCCAACTCCTCGCTCGTGTACGGCGACAGGTTCATCCTGAAGATCTTCCGCCGGGTCAGTCCCGGCCCGAACCCGGATCTGGAGCTGCCGCTCGCGCTCGCCCGGGCGGGCTGCGCGCGGGTGCCGGCGCCGGTCGCCTGGTTCGAGTCGGGGGCCGGCACGCTCGGCGTCCTCCAGCCGTATCTGCGGGACTCGCGGGACGGCTGGCGGCTCGCGCTCGACGCGCTCGCCGACGGGCGGGAGTTCACGGCCGAGGCGCACGCGCTCGGCCGGGCCACCGCCGAGGTGCACCTCGCGCTCGCGACCGCGCTGCCGACCGAGCGGCTGCGGCGCACCCAGTCGGAGCACCTGGCCGCCGCGATGGACGCACGGCTGCACGCGGCCGCCCAGGCGGTGCCGGCGCTGCTGCCCTACGTCCCCGGGCTGCGGGCGGTCTTCGCGGCGGCCGGCGACACGGTCGGCGCCGGGCAGCTCCAGCGGATCCACGGAGATCTGCACCTGGGCCAGACGCTGCGGGCGGTGGACGGCGGCTGGGCGGTGATCGACTTCGAGGGCGAGCCCGCGAAGCCGCTCGCCGAGCGGTGCCGCCCGCAGCCCGCGGTCCGTGACGTCGCGGGCATGCTCCGCTCCTTCGACTACGCCGCCCGTACCCACCGGCCGTGGAACGCCGAGTGGGCGGCCCGCTGCCGTTCGGCCTACTGCGCGGGCTACGCGGAGGCCTCCGGCACCGACCCCCGCGCCGATCCCGCGCTGCTGCGCGCGTACGAGACCGACAAGGCCGTGTACGAGGTCCTCTACGAGGCCCGTCACCGCCCGGACTGGCTCCCGGTCCCGATGGCCGCGATCGAGCGCCTGGCGGGCCAGGCGTGA
- the glgB gene encoding 1,4-alpha-glucan branching enzyme yields the protein MPVRKDPVRKAPPLDPGDRARLLAGEHHDPHGLLGAHPVRGGVAIRVLRPYAREVAVLAKGKRIVLHDDGDGLFSGLLPLLRKVPDYELRVRYDGDELAVQDPYRFLPSLGELDLHLIGEGRHEELWTALGSRTMTHQGVTGTRFAVWAPNARGVRVTGDFTHWDGTALPMRSLGATGVWELFVPGIGEGAVYKYDIARPDGSHTLRADPMARRTECPPNTASIVTDSHHEWGDAAWMARRGARPHHEAPFSVYEVHLPSWRPGLTYRQLAEQLPDYVRDLGFTHVEFMAVAEHPFSGSWGYQVTGFYAPTARMGTPDDFKHLVDALHRAGVGVLMDWVPAHFPRDDWALAEFDGRPLYEHEDPRRSAHPDWGTLEFDYGRKEVRNFLVANAVYWCEEFHLDGLRVDAVASMLYLDYSREHGEWLPNEFGGRENLDAVAFLQEMNATVYRRCPGVITFAEESTAWDGVTRATDQVGPGGFGGLGFGMKWNMGWMHDSLGYVAKEPVHRKYHHNEMTFSMVYAYSENYILPISHDEVVHGKQALVSKMPGDWWQRRANHRAYLGFMWAHPGKQLLFMGQEFAQGAEWSHEHGPEWWLMDETYHSAGDHRGVRDLVRDLNTVYGATPALWERDTVPEGFQWVVGDAAEDNVFAFLRYDAEGSPLLAVCNFSPVVRHDFRLGVPESVAAWAEVLNTDAARYGGGDVVNVDPVKTESVPYHGRSASVRMTLPPLATVWLRPA from the coding sequence GTGCCGGTGCGCAAGGACCCGGTACGGAAGGCCCCGCCGCTCGATCCCGGCGACCGGGCGAGGCTGCTCGCCGGGGAGCACCACGACCCGCACGGCCTGCTCGGCGCCCACCCCGTGCGCGGCGGCGTCGCGATCCGGGTGCTGCGCCCGTACGCCCGTGAGGTCGCCGTCCTCGCCAAGGGGAAGCGGATCGTGCTGCACGACGACGGCGACGGCCTGTTCTCCGGGCTCCTGCCGCTGCTGCGCAAGGTCCCCGATTACGAGCTGCGCGTCCGCTACGACGGGGACGAGCTCGCCGTCCAGGACCCGTACCGCTTCCTGCCCTCCCTCGGGGAGCTCGATCTGCACCTCATCGGCGAGGGGCGGCACGAGGAGCTGTGGACGGCGCTCGGCTCCCGGACGATGACCCACCAGGGGGTGACCGGCACGCGGTTCGCGGTCTGGGCGCCCAACGCCCGGGGCGTACGGGTCACCGGCGACTTCACCCACTGGGACGGCACCGCCCTGCCGATGCGGTCGCTCGGCGCGACCGGCGTCTGGGAGCTGTTCGTGCCGGGCATCGGCGAAGGCGCGGTCTACAAGTACGACATCGCCCGCCCGGACGGCTCGCACACGCTGCGCGCCGACCCGATGGCCCGCCGCACCGAGTGCCCGCCGAACACCGCGTCGATCGTCACCGACTCGCACCACGAGTGGGGCGACGCGGCGTGGATGGCGCGGCGCGGCGCGCGCCCGCACCACGAGGCCCCGTTCTCCGTCTACGAGGTCCACCTCCCCTCCTGGCGGCCGGGGCTGACGTACCGGCAGCTCGCCGAGCAGCTGCCCGACTATGTGCGCGATCTGGGCTTCACGCACGTGGAGTTCATGGCCGTCGCCGAGCACCCTTTCAGCGGCTCCTGGGGCTACCAGGTCACCGGCTTCTACGCCCCGACGGCTCGGATGGGCACCCCCGACGACTTCAAGCACCTGGTCGACGCGTTGCACCGGGCCGGAGTGGGCGTCCTGATGGACTGGGTGCCGGCGCACTTCCCGCGCGACGACTGGGCGCTCGCGGAGTTCGACGGCCGGCCCCTGTACGAGCACGAGGACCCGCGTCGGTCGGCGCACCCGGACTGGGGCACGCTGGAGTTCGACTACGGCCGCAAGGAGGTGCGGAACTTCCTGGTCGCCAACGCGGTGTACTGGTGCGAGGAGTTCCACCTCGACGGCCTGCGGGTCGACGCGGTCGCCTCGATGCTCTACCTCGACTACTCGCGTGAGCACGGCGAGTGGCTGCCGAACGAGTTCGGCGGCCGGGAGAACCTGGACGCGGTGGCCTTCCTGCAGGAGATGAACGCGACCGTGTACCGGCGCTGCCCCGGGGTCATCACCTTCGCCGAGGAGTCGACGGCCTGGGACGGGGTCACCCGGGCGACGGACCAGGTCGGCCCCGGCGGGTTCGGCGGCCTCGGCTTCGGCATGAAGTGGAACATGGGCTGGATGCACGACTCGCTCGGCTACGTCGCCAAGGAGCCGGTGCACCGCAAGTACCACCACAACGAGATGACCTTCTCGATGGTGTACGCGTACAGCGAGAACTACATCCTGCCGATCTCCCACGACGAGGTCGTGCACGGCAAGCAGGCGCTGGTCTCGAAGATGCCCGGCGACTGGTGGCAGCGGCGCGCCAACCACCGCGCCTACCTCGGCTTCATGTGGGCCCACCCCGGGAAGCAACTCCTCTTCATGGGCCAGGAGTTCGCGCAGGGCGCGGAGTGGTCGCACGAGCACGGTCCCGAATGGTGGCTGATGGACGAGACGTACCACTCGGCCGGTGACCACCGGGGCGTACGGGACCTGGTGCGGGATCTGAACACGGTGTACGGCGCGACGCCGGCGCTGTGGGAGCGGGACACCGTCCCCGAGGGCTTCCAGTGGGTGGTGGGGGACGCGGCGGAGGACAACGTCTTCGCCTTCCTCCGTTACGACGCGGAGGGTTCGCCGCTGCTGGCGGTCTGCAACTTCTCGCCGGTGGTCCGGCACGACTTCCGGCTCGGGGTGCCGGAGTCGGTGGCGGCCTGGGCGGAGGTCCTCAACACGGACGCGGCGCGGTACGGGGGCGGTGACGTGGTGAACGTGGATCCGGTGAAGACGGAGTCGGTTCCGTACCACGGCCGTTCGGCGAGCGTACGGATGACGCTGCCGCCGCTGGCGACGGTCTGGCTGCGGCCCGCCTGA
- a CDS encoding ScbA/BarX family gamma-butyrolactone biosynthesis protein codes for MKQSVRGAGPGTETDGGTALRPLTPRLCHRVRAEDTFTVGWRPTGDPHRFRVAAAWPAGHPFFAPVHGRVHDPLLVVETLRQSTMALLHDAFAVPLTHKILLSEIAFTFEAGGLDAGEGVVEAEIETRFTELVHKGGTLSEARVEWTVHRGGAAVATGSSHARFTSPPVYRRLRGGRVEPGESIPGPRTVRAPAALVGRRREGDVLLAPAGGDGRWELVVDTRHPTLFQRPNDHIPGMLFLEAARQAATAAASPAPFVPSSGSIAFERYAEFGAPCLLEVRHDGGTGAFRVTGHQDGERLFVCAFTGGAGAR; via the coding sequence ATGAAACAGAGTGTGCGAGGGGCCGGCCCGGGCACGGAAACGGACGGGGGCACGGCGCTGCGGCCGCTGACACCGCGGCTGTGCCACCGGGTGCGGGCGGAGGACACCTTCACCGTGGGCTGGCGTCCGACCGGTGATCCGCACCGGTTCCGGGTCGCGGCCGCCTGGCCGGCCGGCCACCCCTTCTTCGCGCCCGTGCACGGCAGGGTCCATGACCCGTTACTCGTCGTCGAGACGCTGCGTCAGTCGACGATGGCCCTGTTGCACGACGCCTTCGCGGTGCCGCTGACGCACAAGATCCTGCTCAGCGAGATCGCGTTCACCTTCGAGGCCGGGGGCTTGGACGCGGGTGAGGGCGTCGTCGAGGCGGAGATAGAGACACGCTTCACCGAACTCGTCCACAAGGGCGGGACGTTGTCCGAGGCACGGGTGGAGTGGACGGTCCACCGCGGCGGCGCGGCCGTCGCCACCGGCTCCTCGCACGCCCGGTTCACCAGCCCGCCGGTCTACCGGCGCCTGCGCGGCGGGCGCGTCGAGCCGGGCGAGTCCATACCGGGGCCCCGGACCGTCAGGGCCCCGGCCGCGCTCGTCGGCCGCCGGCGCGAGGGGGACGTCCTGCTCGCCCCGGCCGGTGGGGACGGCCGGTGGGAGCTGGTCGTCGACACCCGCCACCCCACCCTCTTCCAGCGGCCCAACGACCACATCCCGGGCATGCTGTTCCTCGAGGCCGCCCGCCAGGCGGCCACCGCGGCCGCCTCGCCCGCTCCCTTCGTCCCCTCGTCGGGGTCCATCGCCTTCGAGCGGTACGCCGAGTTCGGCGCCCCCTGCCTGCTGGAGGTCCGCCATGACGGCGGCACCGGGGCGTTCCGCGTGACCGGCCACCAGGACGGCGAGCGGCTCTTCGTCTGCGCGTTCACCGGGGGCGCCGGCGCCCGATGA
- a CDS encoding HelD family protein — MSTEEFRNEQQFITELYARLDDLRDQAQAAVGQALKAPWVGNQGRLERDVMVAEQSGLLAAFDAGETGLCFGRLVFRDGRDHHIGRIGVRKDDAHRTPLVVDWRAEIARPFYLATGYEPMGLSRRRHITTHGREVTALHDEVLDLTDETRTGYENRDADEVLLAALDAARTGRMHDIVQTIQAEQDRIIRSPHRGILVVEGGPGTGKTAVALHRAAYLLYAHREQLAKRAVLIVGPNPAFLGYIGNVLPSLGETGVLLATPGELFPGVHATGTDTPRAAAVKGDAAMAEALAQAVRDRQQVPERGAPLIVPHDDGDLIIDWDMALEARHKARETALPHNLARPYFVFHLLDALAEQLADRIGADPYGGPNFLGPDDLALLAKGVAANPDVHAAIDTLWPPLTPQEFLADYLAEPTHLGEEDADAVRRDGGPWTPADVPLLDEAAELLGEDDSAARAAEEAERQKQIQYAQGVLDVSYASRTYEFEDKEEQDKDASEVLSAHDIIDAERFAERHEETDHRSAAERAAADRTWAFGHIIVDEAQELSAMAWRLLMRRSPTRSMTLVGDPAQTGDAAGVGSWEKILAPYVEDRWELVRLGVNYRTPAEIMAVAADVRREADPHFEPPRSVRSTGVEPWERTVEDPVKETADAVAAELRAEGRLAVIAPAELHAALTAALPDASYGPAPDLTRPVVLLDPRQAKGLEFDTVLVVDPDGVRAGAAHGINDLYVALTRATQRLGVIRRAYQGA; from the coding sequence TTGTCAACCGAGGAATTTCGGAACGAGCAGCAATTCATCACAGAGCTCTACGCACGACTCGACGACCTCAGGGACCAGGCCCAGGCCGCCGTCGGCCAGGCGCTCAAGGCGCCGTGGGTCGGCAATCAGGGTCGGCTGGAGCGGGATGTGATGGTCGCCGAGCAGTCCGGGCTGCTCGCCGCCTTCGACGCGGGCGAGACCGGGCTCTGTTTCGGGCGGCTCGTCTTCCGCGACGGGCGCGACCACCACATCGGGCGGATCGGAGTCCGGAAGGACGACGCCCACCGGACCCCGCTCGTGGTCGACTGGCGCGCCGAGATCGCCCGGCCCTTCTATCTCGCCACCGGGTACGAGCCGATGGGGCTCAGCCGCCGCCGGCACATCACCACCCACGGCCGCGAGGTCACCGCCCTCCACGACGAGGTGCTCGACCTCACCGACGAGACCCGCACCGGGTACGAGAACCGGGACGCCGACGAGGTGCTGCTCGCCGCGCTCGACGCCGCCCGCACCGGGCGGATGCACGACATCGTGCAGACCATCCAGGCCGAGCAGGACCGCATCATCCGCTCCCCGCACCGGGGCATCCTCGTCGTCGAGGGCGGCCCCGGCACCGGCAAGACCGCCGTGGCCCTGCACCGGGCCGCGTACCTCCTCTACGCGCACCGCGAGCAGCTCGCCAAGCGGGCCGTCCTGATCGTCGGCCCCAACCCCGCCTTCCTCGGCTACATCGGCAACGTCCTGCCCTCCCTCGGCGAGACCGGCGTCCTGCTCGCCACCCCCGGCGAACTGTTCCCCGGCGTCCACGCCACCGGTACGGACACCCCGCGCGCCGCCGCCGTCAAGGGCGACGCCGCCATGGCCGAGGCCCTGGCCCAGGCCGTACGGGACCGGCAGCAGGTCCCCGAGCGCGGGGCACCGCTGATCGTGCCGCACGACGACGGCGACCTGATCATCGACTGGGACATGGCCCTCGAAGCCCGCCACAAGGCCCGCGAGACGGCCCTGCCGCACAACCTGGCCCGCCCCTACTTCGTCTTCCACCTCCTCGACGCGCTCGCCGAGCAGCTCGCCGACCGCATCGGCGCCGACCCCTACGGCGGGCCCAACTTCCTCGGCCCCGACGACCTCGCCCTGCTCGCCAAGGGCGTCGCCGCCAACCCCGACGTCCATGCCGCCATCGACACGCTGTGGCCGCCGCTCACGCCCCAGGAGTTCCTCGCCGACTACCTCGCCGAGCCGACCCACCTCGGCGAGGAGGACGCCGACGCCGTCCGGCGCGACGGCGGCCCCTGGACCCCCGCCGACGTGCCCCTGCTCGACGAGGCCGCCGAGCTCCTCGGCGAGGACGACTCGGCCGCCCGGGCCGCCGAGGAGGCCGAGCGGCAGAAGCAGATCCAGTACGCGCAGGGCGTCCTCGACGTCTCGTACGCCTCCCGGACCTACGAGTTCGAGGACAAGGAGGAGCAGGACAAGGACGCCTCGGAGGTCCTCTCCGCGCACGACATCATCGACGCCGAGCGGTTCGCCGAGCGCCACGAGGAGACCGACCACCGCAGCGCCGCCGAACGCGCCGCCGCCGACCGCACCTGGGCCTTCGGCCACATCATCGTCGACGAGGCGCAGGAGCTCTCCGCGATGGCCTGGCGGCTGCTCATGCGCCGCAGCCCGACCCGTTCGATGACCCTGGTCGGCGACCCGGCGCAGACCGGTGACGCGGCGGGCGTCGGCTCGTGGGAGAAGATCCTCGCGCCGTACGTGGAGGACCGCTGGGAGCTCGTACGGCTCGGGGTCAACTACCGCACCCCCGCCGAGATCATGGCGGTCGCCGCCGACGTCCGGCGCGAGGCCGACCCGCACTTCGAGCCGCCGCGTTCGGTCCGCTCCACGGGCGTCGAGCCCTGGGAGCGGACCGTCGAGGACCCGGTGAAGGAGACCGCCGACGCGGTCGCCGCCGAACTGCGGGCCGAGGGGCGGCTCGCCGTGATCGCCCCGGCGGAGCTGCACGCCGCCCTCACGGCCGCGCTGCCGGACGCCTCGTACGGGCCGGCCCCCGACCTGACCCGCCCGGTGGTCCTGCTCGACCCCCGGCAGGCCAAGGGGCTGGAGTTCGACACGGTCCTCGTCGTCGACCCGGACGGGGTCCGGGCCGGTGCCGCGCACGGGATCAACGACCTGTACGTGGCGCTGACCCGGGCCACTCAGCGACTGGGGGTCATCCGCCGCGCCTACCAGGGCGCCTAG
- a CDS encoding thioredoxin family protein, with protein sequence MMRVEGVTEVTDADFDTEVLGARLPVLVKFTADWCGPCRQLAAVLGAIAAEEPDRLKIVQLDVDRNPEITVRYGVLATPTLMVFHSGAPVKSLVGARPKRRLLQELEDVLPPT encoded by the coding sequence ATGATGCGGGTCGAGGGTGTCACCGAGGTGACGGACGCCGACTTCGACACGGAGGTCCTGGGCGCGCGGCTGCCGGTCCTGGTGAAGTTCACCGCGGACTGGTGCGGCCCGTGCCGCCAGCTGGCCGCGGTCCTCGGCGCGATCGCCGCGGAGGAGCCGGACCGGCTGAAGATCGTCCAGCTGGACGTGGACAGGAACCCCGAGATCACGGTCCGGTACGGAGTCCTCGCGACGCCGACACTGATGGTCTTCCACTCGGGCGCCCCCGTGAAGTCCCTGGTCGGCGCCCGCCCGAAGCGCCGCCTCCTCCAGGAACTGGAGGACGTCCTGCCCCCGACCTGA